The nucleotide window ACCGCTTATAAGAAGGCTTACAGCGATTTTATAATAGCGTGTTTTCGTTATACGTGCAACATCATGAATGAAACGTATTAAGATACCTatggttatattatttataagtgctcaaaaaataaaagcccgGTTTAATAAAATCCTTTTTGAATAAGATGataagaaaatatacaaaacaatattacaacGCTAACTAAAACAGTTGAAGGTTCTCCATTATTTTAGCtgacaaaaataatagaatagataaatatataatttaaagtaaCAAAACGAAATAATCCACTATATAGAAGTAAGTAGCACTGGCTATCTAATAAAGCAATACGCTTATTGGATTACTACAAGTGAGATGGGAAACAGCAGCTTTCACCATACGGATTGATATCTCGTATCACCGGACTGTCATTGACCTTTTTGCAGCGAACATGCTATAAATGAATTGCTCATATCCTGCTTATGTGAAGAACATAATCCTCTTATAGGCGGTCAACGTGCCCATCATCAAACGTGGCGGTACTTTATCAGTCAGTGTCGCTTATTTTGCCAGTTATCGCTCAGAAAATAATTGTGCCAAAGCTACACGTGGTGGTGCACATAGGATGGTGAGAACGAGATAGCTAAAAAAACTAGTTGTACGAACTTGGCAGTGAATTCTCTTCACCCATAATTCAATGAAAGTATACTCAATTACCTCGCCGTTAGAGTTGATTTTAACTCGACATGGTGTTCCACCCATGCCGTTACGTGTTTGAGTCATCCACGCGGACGCAGACGACTGTGCTCGTGGTTAACTTGTAAAGTAGCTTAGTGAATAGTAAGGCAAGCGGACGTCACGCCGGACGTCTACTCCTCGTAACATATTGACACGATCGCGACCGGGAAAAATACCGATCTTAAAAAAGtctcattataaattaaattaagcttAAATTTTTCCGTAACTGAAAAACGATAACACAATAGGTCCCTTGCTTAATTTTAAAACAGGTGTCCTAAATGTGTTGAATATATTAACCTAAATGCAATAATACAGAATTGTTCCACGGTAATATTTACTATTGGTCGGTATCGTGTTATCAGCTACTGTCGGCTAGTAAGCCGCAGGAGCAGTTTTATCAGTCCATGGTAGTTCGATGGTGTTCATCGCCGCACGTGGTGTTTCCCGCCGCAGCTCACACCGCAGTGTGATGCAATGTTTGTATGACGGTGCTTCAGAATTTCGGCTGTGCTACATCTTGCTGTTTGACAATGTGTAaaagtgtttaattttattagtgttCGTCATTGAAGTCGCCAGTTTCCACAaagaatttgttatttataaacgttGATCATGGCGAAAGTGAGTGATATTGATGTTCTGCCGCCAAAACCGATGGAAATGTATTCAGAGAGTACTGAATCTGGTGATAAAGAGTCCAGTGAAGGAGTTCGATTAAAGAAAGAGTTGGGTCTGATGAATGGAGTGGCTATCATAGTTGGTGTGATAGTTGGTTCAGGAATCTTCGTGTCTCCAAGCTTAGCACTAAAATATGCCGGTTCCAAGGGCATGGCACTAATCGTGTGGGTACTCTCCGGCTTCCTGTCGATGATCGGAGCTCTCTGCTATGCAGAGTTAGgtgagtaaaaaatatatcacgCAGAAGCAAAGTGTTGCCGTCACggttaacattaattaattacaagcGTTAATTGTATTATCAAGGTGTATTGAACCTGTTACGCAGCTAACGCAGCTAACACCTACAGGTGCTGCTCTGTCTTTCATTATCTTACGCTAAACTTATCACAATAAATCAAAACATGTAACATTTCTTAAATAAGCATAATGACAGTTAACGCCCCAGAACTCAACTATTCTTCAATCCGCGTTGTTGTTAAATTACGATAAAATTGTAATCTACCCGACAACATAGCTAATCCAATAAGAAACGTTTATCTATTCTAATAGGATTCCTTTTGGCACTCCAAAAATGTCTGATTTAATTTTTCTAAAGAGCAAAAACTGAATGGATTTAGTGCCTGGTTAAATCATCCACACAAGTAACGAGCGGTcggtattatgtaggtacctacctagacATACAATACTCCTTTCTCTTCAAACAATTCCCGTCGAAGCAGCTTGAATAGAGTTCAAGACAGATGATGCAATAACCTCATTAGCTTACTCCGCTTAGTCTTCTGAGCAAAATCTTAAAAAGATCTCATGGGCCATAGAATCCCCAAAATGCGAAGTGTAAATATATACTTCCGTTGGTTATTTAATAAGTATCATGATTGAATAAATTATGATCATTCACACCTTAACGAAAGTTTAATTAAGTACCAGAAACAATGTTACACAGTTAGCAACAGAATCTAATTTTGGTGTCCAAgcgaattattaattttcaaccATTGATTGTGTATTTGATAAAAGCACGTGGTTTCAACTTAGCGCAAGAATGTTTTATTGCGGAATCTTCAAAGCCGTTTATTTATTCGATCCTTGACTATAAACTTTGTACAAACTATGATAAGGAAAGTCCTTGAAAAACAACATGCAAAAGCGCTGCTCTAGTTAAAAATTAAGGCAACTTCTGTTACTAGCgcgaaattatatattttcatcatATGACAGTTTGTGCCTACTTTCCTTCTATGAAAGACTTGACCTAAGGCGCAATGCAGACATCAAAGTATAACCCAGTTATCGACTGAGTACGAACGCTATTTGCAGGTGGTACCACTACCTTGCCTTAATACCATTTCATAAGTATTCTTAGATATAGTCTGCCTGATATTGagaatttttatcaaagaacATAATAAACGATACCTATCTAGGAACACACTTTTATAAGAGTCAATCTTAGTTTTACGCCTAGCTCTCTCTCCCATTGAGTAAGGGcgatcaaaaaatataataataaaatcgaattacaaaagcattttaaataatgCTATTTTCCCAGTCACTTCCAATTTTTCTATCAGGAAACGCCTGAAACATTTTATGGCGGAAGGACAAAATTAAATGCAGTTAGTCGGCGTTATCTTTAGAGGGCCATAAAATAATTCTCATATCATATCGGGGATTTTATGGCCAAACTGGCCTGGAACCtggaataatattaaatattaggCACATGACACCTTTTAAAAATGGCTTTACAATGTGAGGCTAAACCTAAATAAGTACATCGATATACTCTCCTGACAAACACGCAACGCAAACAAACTACAATGGAACAAAGATAGtccaaaaatattgtaatatccATCGTAAAGTTCTGGCAAACGACAAACTCATAAAACAACGTTCGCGAAATTTACAACCCCTCTTTGCTGTACCTAGTAATTTGAATGCAGGCAGCTGCTTTCTGGCAGTTTTTGACGAGGTAGACTGACCCAAATTTTAAAGTTCACAGACCGTGACATTTTACAAATAACGAAGTTACTTTGAGGGTTGGACGGTCCAACCCTCAAAGTAAAGTAAGGTCCAACTTGGACCACTCAGAATTCACACGTGCTCGTAACGATTAGGTAATCATGAACAATAACACACTTCAATGTTTTGGTATGGtttatgaatataattattGCCGATAACGAATGCTACCTTTACAGTAAATACTAAATATCCCTCAGTATAGCCATGTGGCAGATCACAGAGTTGGCATTAATTAAACATGCTTTAACATTTTGAACTGGTTCAAATTAGATTTGACCGGTTATCTAACGCAAATCGAAAATGTGTCAAATGTCAAGTTATTTTGGAACTCTGCACGCGGAAACGAAGATTTTAAATGCTTTATGCATATGAACAAAAGCCGTTTAGACATGCATCGGTCAACAGCAACGTTCTATTTAGCGCGCTGTTAAGAAAAGAATTCCAATAATATGCTGACCTTAAGTCGGGATTAGGGTTAGTAATGCAACTATCTACACACCTACTGTTTATATAGGGTTGTGTACTTATCTCAATTCGATTGACTCATTCGATTATGGTTCACTATATTAGGTTACAAGAGGATAATGCTCCACTATTAATAATGGCAGTTAGGTATTGAAATTCGATAATTAGTAACcgttaaaagtttttacatcaGCCAAAAATCGTGACCTCGAATTAACAGTTATACAATGTTCCACCTCTTGCACTTGAAACACGTGCGTGAGATGTATAAAACTATGTACAAATGAACTTACGTAGGTATCTATAACgtattcattatatttatatgcaAATTACGTTGTTCTCTACATATGAAATTATTCAATGATGTTACATCACTCAGTTTCCAAAATAGGAAAAGACGCTAACAATATTTTGAACGCCAAGGTTTTTGAGATGCGTCTAGTGAGCGCTCCAATTAAATCGTCCGTAAAATATGATAAACGATAAACAGCGATACAGGAGAGTTATGTATAAAAAGGGCTTCCCTTGTGGATAGCTCTCGGTGTACAATTCGTTAATCATAGTAATCTTCCACCCTACGAGTAAGATTTGAACGTCACGAAACAACAAAGTCGATTTCCCTTTACCATAAAGCCCTTACCCTTCGCCAAAAATTGGACCTCAGCGATATGACATACAGATAGTCTTTTCAAAATGAGTAGGCCAGTTCTCATCCAattgcatttaataaaataggccATATTATCTACTAAGCTTGCCTCCGCTTCAGTATCTTCTCAATGAAATGTACCTAATGATAGAGTTTCAATTTCAGGTACAATGATTCCAAAATCAGGGGGTGACTACGCTTACATAGGAGAAGCATTTGGACCCCTACCAGCATTCCTGTACCTGTGGGTGGCACTGTTCATCCTGGTGCCCACAGGCAACGCGATCACAGCGCTGACCTTCGCGGAAAACATATTGAAACCTCTTTGGCCAGCCTGCTCGCCGCCTGCCAGTGCTGTGAGCCTCATAGCTGCTTCAATTACCTGTAAGTATCCAGAAATTATTGATCGTATTGTTAACCTAGGTGTAAGCATACCATCACCTGATCGGCCCCTGACTCTATAGCGCTCTGGCGAAGATGCAACCACAAACAAGCTGAAATGAGGGAGAGATTAAGTAGGTTCTTATAACGTCATATATTTTTACGTATTAACTAATTGTCTTTTACCAAACGGTAAAATGCTCCTGAAAGTAAGTAGTTCAAGCCTGACCACAGATTTCAACCCACGCTCACTATTCCGCTTTAGATTATCTACTAGATCGATGAGGCTGACCAAATTGATAAAGGATaggtaaaacaaattaatatttcatgcCCAACCTActtcttttttgaaaaatgcataTTACATATATAGCCTTCTTATATCAATTTTGCAAAGCTAAGTTTTCATCAAAGTATCTGCTTCTAGAGTCATCTGCAGTTTCTATGTCACGAATAATTAATTGCTGCCACGCGTGGGATGGATTcgtacataaaataatgtcaaagaCATGTGGTGTCTGGTGCCACACTTTACATTCAACTATGACTGCTAAACGCaggtcttttatttaaatgcttgttAATCGTGATGATCGACAAAGCAGAAAATAACCTATCCTTGAGTAATAAATAGAAGAGATTCTCCGGTTAATGACCCACAGAAGCCGGGAGCGAACACACGTGTTTGAGTAAACATTTTTTCCCCCCATTTCATGTCAAGTGTGACTGTGTAACTACAAGCCGATTATGGGAATGATGACGTCAAGGGCTACCCCAGTTAGTTACTAGGCCGATTGGATAAGACcgattttttatgtttacacAGTTCTTACAAATGTTTGCTCTGCGTAGCCTCGTTAGACGGTATTGTTTGCGTCTAACCAACGCTATTATTCACTTCAATTGATACAAAGTCatctttgttttgttgtgtaaccagtataatttattgcattatCAAACAGTATCCTGAATTAATTCAAAAGAATTTGAGACAAATCAAAAGATGTTACTTCGACATGTTTGCCGTTGTTATTATTACAGCTATTCGATACATACTCGATTTCCATCCCAATATGGTATTGGCTGCTTATGGATAAGGTCCACACATATTGCAATCTCAATCATACTCAGAAATCTCAATATGAAACCTGTATCGATGTTCTGCTTCCCAGAATCTTGTTCAATGATTTTAAGAATTCTCTCACGCAGTTCTCACAAGTATGCCTCGTGTTTTGCTCAACAATAAGAAATCATTTTTCGCCGTCAGAGGATGCATTATCATCACCCCATGCTGCGAACCGGTTTGATTCCCTGGAATTGAGTTCCAGCGATTTATTTgcgtttttcaaaataagtgtTAAGAATTAGGGGAGCCGGTTATTGCAGATCTTGTTAGCAAAGGCCTTTTGTGTGATTGCAAAGCTTTGCTGAACTTATGTCCCCTTTTTCAATAATTGAATCGGATATcttacatttacataatgatTGGGTActcttataatgtatttttcttgaaaCGAATCTATAACATAACACACGACATAGTCCTACTGGTGAACCTAAAAACAGAAACTGCTCTATAAAAAAGCAGAGTgagtgttattttaataattcaccTCAAAAAATCGACCTAATAAGAAGATGTTAACACGTCAAATAGCCACCCAGCCCTTTTGTGACGGAAGATAGTCTAACAAGACACGATCGCGCGATCTATCATTGTAAAGCGAAGCATTGTGCTTGAGGCCATTGGCTGTCACGCCAATAGGGCAACTGTGTCCGCTTCTTTATCTCCCGCTAGGTATATAGGTGTATGTGGCGCGGTCGGTGAGCTGATTGCGCCTGACAGGATAATGAGAGCTTCCTCCCGCATGGTACTGACACACGCTCTTGTGCGGAATTATCACGCTCAACGTATAGTAAGGGCACTTAATAACTGGACCCGATTTTGCCATTACAATGTAAACGATGGCTTCCGTACGAGTATTGACCCACATTGTGCGTAAGAGCAAGGAATTTCCATTGACCGATTAGGTTATGTGTTTTAGATTTAACTCGTAGATAACGCCCGTCTGTGAAATAGCTTTGAATCCAAAAATATTTCCCGCCACTAGCATATGTGTGTCAGGTTCGTAGCTTCAAAGGGGGGTCTTTCCATTTAGCATTCCTTTCTGCATTGTAAGTCCGAAACAATGTACATGCTGCTTTACAACCACAATTCATCAGAACAAATAGTATGTTGCGTGTAATCATGAATAATCTCATTTGTTCAATTGTTTCATTCCAGGTTTCCTAACAGTTATAAACTGCTACAACGTTAAGTGGGTGACGCGAGTTCAGGATTCGTTCACGGCGGCGAAAATTCTCGCGTTGCTGGTGACATTCTTCGCCAGCTTGTGGTACTTATTCTCCGGGCACACGGAGAACTTGGAGAACATGATGCAGGGCACGATCACGGAGCCCGGCCAGCTGGCCATCGCATTCTATACGGGACTATTCTCTTACTCCGGATGGAACTACTTAAACTTCGTCACCGAAGAATTGAAAGAGCCATATAAGTGAGTTGTCAAAagatagttcatttattttctgaatattGAAATTCTTAAATATGTATAGCCAGACGTTGCACGCGTGAcgatatcaattattattatcgcGGTTCTTAGGTCCTTATTTATAATGAGTTTTATTGTTGGCAACAaacaatagtacctacttatattattgaAAGTCGATAAGCTCGTTGAACAAAGTTCTCATATTAACAGATGTTATTATGCGATGCATTAGTTAATGatccaataatatttttgccGTCATTATCTAGTTCATCTCATAGTAACGGGTCATTTGTTTAATCATATtgtaaacacaataataatcGTACATCACTTTAGTGTAAACTTTAATGAATCATGAGAATACTCCAACTGTTTGTTTATACATATCAACTTatcaaaactcatttgtttCTTAATTAGTTAATTGACATAGATAATAAGGTACCTATTACGTGCTGATTTATAAGAAAGTTTGAGAATTTTGCAACTCATTCAACGTTATCAGTCACACCTACTTCGAATTCGTTTAaagataagttattttaattctcaATCTACAAATATGAAATGcatttaagtaaaacaaaacttagACTGGTCTCATCCTAGTAATCCCCAGAGTGGGAAAATAGGTTAGGCTTAGCGATCCTACTCGATGCTTTCCCTACAAGTTTTCTGAAAACCAAATTGATAAGACCCACCTAGACCTTTAagaaataaaccggccaagtgcgagtcggactcgcgcaccgagggttccgtacaaatcctgtatagataaaaagtgagtctagcgccaaccgttcagtttagaacaatcatagttatgattattttgtgagaccaaaatagttaatattttttattttataatataactaaaatagtaggccagtaccttgtaaaagttattttattaaagttatttatatacaacattttgtagtcatcattcagaaatctgattgaaaatagctaattaaggtcattgggcatatctgacccattttgtaaaaactggcggacatgaatcaaagtagttttaaatcgtggagaatggtatgacgtttctttgaatataaatattttatcaaaattccatggagacgaatgtccaggatcgtttgacaaatataaaagacaagcagtttcagaggattgtacaggttgcacgctagtttttattgttaaagacttttcataaggAAGGAGGAtatcaattcggatgaccaggatctgatgaggatctggaaaccctgagaaatcgagggcaactcttgaatattgtaggcacgcatcgagtcaaaaccagacatgtgagtgtatttttaagggtactggtaaacagtgaaggtttttagctgatttgatcatggagactacagagagtcgagggaactcctgaacggtatgttgcaactaccacgtgtttgggcttattttattcgtattggcgaagactttccacatagataagtttgactgccattgtgggatcgatagcaaagatcagatatagttatgggaactcctttacaatttataacgtaaccgtgttggagcttattttattttaggtgatgagaattcactactcattcacctaacgagccccagtttcaggtttttttcgaaactgcctgacgacttgtaactgtcgaattgtaacaacgactgctagagtgtaggattcggggctgctggctttacgtttctagagccttgacaaaagtgcaattctgtccttttctttgttttataaagtcggctttattttattttgtagcattttacaaacaaatccaacttcaaacatatacctaaaaaagcaacaagaaaacaaaagcaagaaagaaattaaaaaaatgatagGTGCATCgatctagaagtcggtgtccagagaatgcatctatatttatttaaccaccgagatctagaccgatgcatataaacagttttcttgttgtttttagaagttgtttttttgtaaaagttttattttaacttttgtgaaaagttctcgtcaatacgaataatataagcccaaacacgacgttactaaaacataccgttgaggagttctctcgactttctcacgtctccatcaacaggtaagctctaaaccttcactgtttgatagtatcaccagacatacatctgagaatcaagttttaatcctatgcatgcctacaatttctgatagttgccctcgatttctcaggatttccatcatcagatcctgacctgatgacaatggaaataaacggcgagtatactcttttactacaaagaaatattttctcaaatccgtcaaacttggtcgtttaaattccccattgaaatgaggaaaatatttgatttgatttgataatattttaatattttatgtaacttcaaatttatcattttcgcaatttttcctttatctgtactatataacggtgcttcttgccgaatttcaagattctgagttcacgggaagtaccttgtaggttttgattccctagcgtgtgacggaaattcgtatAAGGTTtcggtataactactgtatcttttgatcgcgttaacttagaagtttgatttttttactgcctaaagggacaatagacctaggtatttggtataaatttcaatttgatacctttattcgtttgtgagaaataaggtagtaagtttcattttattaaaatatttttttttacattatataactaaaaaaatgagattttcgtaattttttctatatttgcat belongs to Helicoverpa armigera isolate CAAS_96S chromosome 6, ASM3070526v1, whole genome shotgun sequence and includes:
- the LOC110376957 gene encoding large neutral amino acids transporter small subunit 1, encoding MAKVSDIDVLPPKPMEMYSESTESGDKESSEGVRLKKELGLMNGVAIIVGVIVGSGIFVSPSLALKYAGSKGMALIVWVLSGFLSMIGALCYAELGTMIPKSGGDYAYIGEAFGPLPAFLYLWVALFILVPTGNAITALTFAENILKPLWPACSPPASAVSLIAASITCFLTVINCYNVKWVTRVQDSFTAAKILALLVTFFASLWYLFSGHTENLENMMQGTITEPGQLAIAFYTGLFSYSGWNYLNFVTEELKEPYKNLPRAICISMPVVTLVYALTNVAYFAVLTNDEIYSSQAVAVTFSVKILGMMSWVMPLFVALCTFGSLNGAIYASSRLFFVGARNGHLPLAISLIDIRRLTPVPSLLFLCIATLMLLLSNNVESLIVYVTAVEALFTLASVAGLLWMRFTRPHLQRPIRVNIILPISFLIICTFVVICSCFTHPMEVGIGVAFIAIGVPVYFIFIVWQNKPQWMISVCNAFNLACSKIFLCLPEDSKDL